A genome region from Pseudanabaena sp. Chao 1811 includes the following:
- a CDS encoding NAD(P)/FAD-dependent oxidoreductase, translating into MASTEVVVIGGGAAGFFGAIHAAQADHTRVTLLEAGRQPLAKVRISGGGRCNVTHHCFEPSQLVQNYPRGGKALRGAFSKFQPLDVVRWFNHEGVKLKTEADGRMFPITDNSETIVEALMFAAKKAGVNLRTNVVVQKIEHLGDRKFDVILKNGENIICDRLLLATGSSPSGYAIARSLGHDLEPPVPSLFTFNIKDSKLHELAGVSVNPATVKLISAASPEKKKSSRNPLEQSGALLITHWGLSGPAVLKLSAWAARELHECNYQAKLAVNWIPSLKVEAIKQILLTAKADQPKKFISNYCPFEISLRLWEYFLDKAEVELEKRWADISNKALQQIVNVLSASEYAIAGKGVFKEEFVTCGGIRLQDVNFQTMESKICSGLFFAGEILDIDGVTGGFNFQNAWTTSWIAAQGLTTV; encoded by the coding sequence ATGGCAAGTACAGAAGTTGTAGTAATCGGTGGTGGAGCAGCAGGATTTTTTGGCGCAATCCATGCGGCGCAGGCTGACCATACTCGCGTTACCCTCTTGGAGGCAGGGCGACAACCTTTGGCAAAAGTCAGGATTTCAGGGGGAGGACGTTGTAATGTAACCCATCATTGTTTTGAACCTTCGCAATTAGTCCAAAACTATCCTAGAGGTGGTAAAGCCTTACGGGGAGCCTTCTCCAAATTTCAACCCTTAGATGTTGTGCGCTGGTTTAATCATGAAGGAGTGAAGCTTAAAACGGAAGCCGATGGCAGGATGTTTCCCATTACCGATAATTCAGAAACGATTGTGGAAGCCTTGATGTTTGCCGCAAAAAAGGCTGGTGTTAATCTTCGTACTAATGTTGTAGTCCAAAAAATTGAACATCTAGGCGATCGCAAATTTGATGTAATTCTTAAAAATGGCGAGAATATAATCTGCGATCGCCTATTGCTTGCCACAGGTAGCAGTCCATCGGGCTATGCGATTGCGCGATCGCTAGGTCATGACCTTGAGCCGCCTGTTCCTTCCCTATTCACCTTTAATATCAAAGATTCTAAACTGCATGAACTTGCAGGAGTCAGCGTCAATCCTGCTACCGTTAAATTAATTAGTGCTGCTAGTCCTGAAAAGAAAAAATCAAGCCGTAATCCCTTAGAACAATCAGGAGCTTTATTAATCACCCATTGGGGGCTGAGTGGTCCCGCAGTCTTGAAGCTATCTGCATGGGCGGCGCGAGAACTCCATGAATGTAACTATCAAGCAAAATTAGCCGTCAATTGGATTCCATCTTTAAAAGTAGAAGCGATTAAACAAATCCTCCTCACGGCGAAAGCCGATCAACCCAAGAAATTTATTTCTAATTACTGTCCCTTTGAAATTTCCCTACGACTCTGGGAATATTTTCTTGATAAAGCGGAAGTGGAACTAGAAAAACGTTGGGCAGATATTTCTAATAAAGCGCTTCAGCAAATTGTGAATGTGTTAAGTGCGAGTGAATATGCGATCGCAGGTAAAGGTGTATTTAAGGAAGAATTTGTCACCTGTGGCGGAATTCGGTTACAGGATGTGAATTTTCAAACAATGGAAAGCAAAATTTGCTCTGGCTTATTTTTTGCGGGAGAAATATTAGATATTGATGGTGTGACAGGTGGTTTTAATTTTCAGAATGCTTGGACGACATCATGGATTGCAGCACAGGGGCTAACTACCGTCTAA
- the pyrF gene encoding orotidine-5'-phosphate decarboxylase — protein MKINLNPVADLQTKIIVALDFPSAREAIDLCDRLPQVGFWKVGLELFIADGSTVLRELKARNKKIFLDLKLHDIPNTVASATRVATKYGADFLTIHASGGKAMMQAAQAEVAGSSTQLLAVSLLTSISAEALKSDLQVPLEVPDYVSKLVLLAQASGLSGAVCSPHEVAKLRSLLKSTGGDEFCFVTPGVRPAGSAVGDQSRVMTPKEAIAAGANYLVIGRPITAAPDPVVAWEQICQDCV, from the coding sequence ATGAAAATAAACCTTAATCCTGTAGCTGATCTCCAAACCAAAATTATTGTGGCGCTAGATTTTCCTTCGGCGCGTGAAGCTATAGATTTATGCGATCGCCTGCCTCAAGTAGGTTTCTGGAAAGTAGGACTAGAGCTATTTATCGCTGATGGTAGTACGGTTTTACGGGAACTAAAAGCACGTAATAAAAAGATTTTTCTCGATCTAAAGCTCCACGATATCCCCAATACTGTCGCCTCAGCTACTCGCGTTGCCACAAAATATGGTGCTGATTTCCTCACAATTCACGCATCTGGGGGTAAAGCGATGATGCAAGCGGCACAAGCTGAAGTAGCGGGATCATCAACACAACTCTTGGCAGTGTCGTTATTAACCAGTATTTCCGCGGAGGCTCTAAAGTCGGATTTACAAGTCCCCCTCGAAGTCCCTGACTATGTTTCTAAATTAGTGTTACTAGCTCAAGCAAGTGGTCTCAGCGGTGCAGTTTGTTCACCCCATGAGGTTGCCAAGTTGCGATCGCTCCTGAAGTCAACGGGTGGTGATGAATTTTGTTTTGTGACTCCGGGGGTACGTCCCGCAGGATCAGCCGTTGGGGATCAAAGCCGAGTGATGACACCCAAAGAAGCAATCGCCGCAGGTGCAAACTACTTAGTAATTGGGAGACCTATTACTGCTGCTCCTGATCCCGTCGTGGCTTGGGAACAAATCTGTCAAGATTGCGTCTAA
- a CDS encoding sensor histidine kinase → MKSPDRLLIVDDVPDNLFLVRTILEEEGYEIIAASNGHEALKIIESEPIDLVLLDVMMPLMDGYEVTRRIRAMKDLPFIPILLITAYDRANAVKGLDLGADEFIRKPIEADELLARVRSLLRLKHSIAERDRIDRQRQDFVSRLTHDLRTPLVAADRMLGLLQDGVLGEISPQIGEALTIMGRSNRNLLEMVNKLLDVYRYESGSKTINLQPLNLQELLEQVVEELKPIAISKNLELTADLDQTATVKGDRLELLRVFNNLIGNALKFTEVGKVHVSLKLAQNEAHQSEAIIAIADTGAGIPINEQPFLFQRFRQGNHQKQGSGLGLYLSHYIISAHDGKILVKSPNLDTQQGSTFFVHLPII, encoded by the coding sequence ATGAAATCTCCTGACCGTTTACTAATTGTTGATGATGTGCCAGACAATCTGTTTCTTGTTCGCACAATTCTCGAAGAAGAGGGATACGAGATCATCGCAGCATCTAATGGTCATGAGGCATTAAAAATTATTGAATCTGAGCCAATTGACTTGGTATTGCTAGATGTGATGATGCCCCTCATGGATGGTTATGAGGTGACTCGTCGCATCAGAGCGATGAAGGACTTACCATTCATTCCCATTTTATTGATTACGGCTTATGATCGCGCTAATGCTGTTAAGGGCTTAGACCTCGGCGCAGATGAATTTATTCGAAAACCAATTGAGGCGGATGAACTCTTGGCAAGGGTGCGATCACTATTGCGGTTAAAACATAGTATTGCAGAGCGCGATCGCATTGATCGCCAGCGACAGGATTTTGTATCGCGCTTAACCCATGACTTACGGACTCCACTGGTGGCGGCGGATCGGATGTTGGGACTATTGCAAGATGGCGTATTAGGGGAGATTTCGCCGCAAATAGGGGAAGCATTGACAATCATGGGGCGCAGCAATCGCAATTTGCTGGAAATGGTGAATAAGCTCCTTGATGTCTATCGCTACGAGTCAGGCAGTAAGACTATTAATTTACAGCCATTAAACTTACAGGAATTGCTCGAACAAGTGGTAGAGGAACTCAAGCCGATCGCCATTTCTAAAAATCTAGAACTCACTGCCGACCTAGATCAAACAGCTACAGTCAAAGGCGATCGCCTCGAACTATTGCGAGTATTTAATAATTTAATTGGCAATGCCCTGAAATTTACCGAGGTGGGAAAAGTTCATGTTAGCCTAAAGCTAGCTCAAAATGAGGCGCATCAATCTGAGGCAATTATTGCGATCGCTGACACTGGTGCAGGTATTCCGATTAATGAGCAACCATTCTTGTTCCAAAGATTTCGCCAAGGCAACCATCAAAAACAAGGTAGCGGCTTAGGTCTATATCTATCGCACTATATTATTAGCGCCCATGATGGCAAAATTCTGGTCAAATCTCCTAATCTTGACACTCAGCAAGGTTCTACTTTCTTTGTGCATTTACCCATCATTTAA
- the def gene encoding peptide deformylase, whose product MLIPSLDKIFTKKLTIHQLGDPALRETAQPIANVRDREIQQLIDEMLVTLKESKGVGLAAPQVGRSLQLIIIASHPNERYPNAPQMEPTAMINPKIISYSLETEKGWEGCLSVPMIRGLVPRYREIEVEYLDRQGDRQVTKLTDFVARIFQHEYDHLEGKVFLDRVETNLDLITEAEYHKLNK is encoded by the coding sequence ATGTTAATTCCGTCCCTTGACAAAATCTTTACCAAAAAGTTGACGATCCATCAGCTTGGTGATCCTGCATTACGCGAGACTGCTCAACCGATCGCTAATGTGCGCGATCGCGAAATTCAGCAACTAATTGATGAGATGCTAGTCACTCTCAAAGAGAGCAAGGGCGTGGGTTTAGCAGCTCCGCAAGTTGGGCGATCGCTTCAGTTAATCATTATTGCTTCCCATCCCAATGAGCGTTATCCCAATGCGCCCCAAATGGAACCAACTGCCATGATTAACCCTAAGATTATTTCCTATTCATTAGAAACCGAGAAAGGATGGGAAGGTTGCCTCTCAGTGCCGATGATTCGTGGACTTGTACCACGCTATCGAGAAATTGAAGTGGAATATCTAGATCGTCAAGGCGATCGCCAAGTTACAAAGCTCACTGATTTTGTTGCCCGTATCTTTCAGCATGAATATGATCATCTTGAAGGTAAAGTCTTCTTAGATCGGGTGGAAACAAACTTAGATTTAATTACCGAAGCTGAATATCACAAACTCAACAAATGA
- the upp gene encoding uracil phosphoribosyltransferase, protein MAPQLRVYVPPHPIIRHWLTIAREKHTPVPLFRTAMSELGKWLTYEAIREFLPVQEVDIETPIGAASGQLIDASIPLALVPILRAGLAMLEGSQTLLPTANVFHLGLVRNEETLEASCYLNRLPERFEPQTRIFIVEPMMATGGSIIATLKLLTERGADPAFIRIINVLCAPPALQLINQQFPSVQIYSACIDEVVNEQGWIVPGLGDAGDRSFGT, encoded by the coding sequence ATGGCTCCTCAATTGCGCGTATATGTTCCTCCCCATCCCATCATCCGCCACTGGCTCACCATTGCGCGGGAGAAACATACACCTGTTCCACTATTTCGCACAGCAATGAGCGAGCTTGGGAAATGGCTGACTTATGAGGCAATTCGTGAATTTTTGCCAGTGCAGGAAGTCGATATTGAAACGCCCATAGGAGCCGCATCAGGGCAGCTAATCGATGCTTCTATCCCTTTAGCGCTTGTGCCAATTTTACGGGCGGGATTGGCAATGCTAGAAGGAAGTCAAACCCTCTTGCCAACTGCCAATGTTTTCCATTTGGGATTAGTGCGTAACGAGGAAACCCTTGAGGCTAGCTGCTATCTCAATCGTTTGCCAGAAAGATTTGAACCACAAACTCGTATTTTCATTGTTGAACCGATGATGGCAACGGGTGGATCGATTATCGCCACTTTGAAATTACTCACAGAGAGAGGAGCCGATCCTGCTTTCATTCGGATTATTAATGTCCTCTGTGCGCCACCAGCTTTGCAACTAATCAATCAACAGTTCCCGTCAGTGCAAATCTACTCGGCCTGTATTGATGAAGTTGTCAATGAGCAAGGATGGATTGTTCCCGGACTAGGCGATGCTGGCGATCGCTCTTTTGGTACATAG
- a CDS encoding diguanylate cyclase domain-containing protein: MSPQLAQTTAANILIVDDTLENLQLLASMLTTEGYLVRKTTSGKMALKFVEVMPPDLILLDINMPDLNGYQVCKQLKTSPKSCDIPVVFISALDRLGNKVQAFEVGGVDYITKPFQEQEVLMRVRNQLLIQQQKQKLIEQNQLLQAQIVGRQQAELNLKKQIEREKLLAGVIQHIRQSLDLDEILLTTVTEARQILQSDRALIYKAEPDTAGTIVSESDAPNVVNLQQYTLPEDIFPRSHHDLYLQGRIRSVVDIETDHMSACLVNTLKWLGVKSKLVVPIVTNFHGHSENQLSSQDELWGLLVFHQCFSTRQWEQSEIELIQQLANQVAIALQQSHLYQQLQKANQELEKIAITDPLTHIVNRRGFDQYFHKEWQRMLREQNPISLILCDIDYFKNYNDTYGHPAGDRCLFQVAGLLRCQVKRPADMVARYGGEEFVIILPNTNEAGASQIVEDIRQELTTLNIHHGNSKVADYVTLSFGIACTIPQAAELPQELIDRADQALYQAKEHGRNRQWIFQV; this comes from the coding sequence ATGTCTCCACAGCTAGCTCAAACCACTGCTGCTAATATTTTGATCGTTGATGATACGCTCGAAAACTTGCAGTTGTTGGCAAGTATGCTAACAACTGAGGGATATTTAGTTCGTAAAACAACCAGTGGCAAAATGGCGCTAAAGTTTGTGGAAGTAATGCCTCCAGATCTCATTTTGTTAGACATTAATATGCCTGATTTAAATGGCTATCAGGTATGTAAACAGTTAAAAACTTCTCCCAAAAGCTGTGATATTCCAGTGGTGTTTATCAGCGCTCTTGATCGTTTAGGTAATAAAGTTCAAGCTTTTGAAGTAGGGGGCGTTGACTATATTACTAAACCCTTTCAAGAGCAAGAAGTCCTGATGCGGGTTAGGAATCAATTACTGATCCAACAACAAAAGCAGAAACTCATTGAGCAAAATCAGCTTCTCCAAGCCCAGATTGTAGGTAGACAACAGGCGGAGTTAAATCTAAAAAAACAAATAGAACGAGAGAAGCTATTAGCAGGGGTAATTCAACATATTCGGCAATCCCTTGATCTCGATGAAATTTTGTTGACTACTGTAACTGAAGCAAGACAAATATTACAAAGCGATCGCGCACTCATCTACAAGGCAGAGCCAGATACCGCAGGAACAATTGTGAGTGAGTCCGATGCCCCCAATGTGGTAAACCTCCAGCAATATACATTACCTGAAGATATTTTTCCGCGATCGCACCATGATCTATATCTCCAAGGACGCATTCGCAGCGTCGTGGATATTGAGACAGACCATATGTCAGCTTGCTTAGTTAATACTTTGAAATGGTTGGGCGTGAAGTCTAAACTAGTCGTTCCCATTGTGACAAATTTTCATGGACATTCTGAGAACCAATTGAGTAGCCAAGATGAGCTATGGGGGTTACTCGTTTTTCATCAATGTTTTTCAACTCGGCAATGGGAACAGTCGGAAATTGAATTAATTCAACAGTTAGCCAATCAAGTTGCGATCGCTCTTCAGCAATCCCATCTGTACCAACAATTGCAAAAAGCAAATCAGGAGTTAGAGAAAATTGCGATTACCGATCCTCTAACCCATATAGTTAATCGTCGAGGCTTTGATCAATATTTCCATAAAGAATGGCAGAGAATGTTGAGAGAGCAAAATCCCATTTCCTTGATTCTCTGCGATATTGACTATTTTAAAAATTACAATGACACCTATGGACATCCCGCAGGCGATCGCTGTCTTTTTCAGGTAGCTGGGTTGCTGCGGTGTCAGGTTAAGCGTCCTGCGGATATGGTGGCACGCTACGGCGGCGAGGAATTTGTGATTATCCTTCCCAATACCAATGAGGCAGGTGCTTCGCAAATTGTTGAAGATATCCGTCAAGAGCTAACTACTTTAAATATTCATCATGGCAATAGTAAGGTAGCTGATTATGTCACCCTTAGTTTTGGAATTGCCTGTACTATTCCCCAAGCTGCCGAATTACCCCAAGAACTAATTGATAGAGCAGATCAAGCTCTATATCAAGCCAAAGAACATGGCAGAAACCGTCAATGGATATTTCAGGTTTAA
- a CDS encoding Spy/CpxP family protein refolding chaperone: protein MKRLNSLILATCVLLGSAFAWKAVPAIAESWSKADTKGIVKSEGDIAPEKLIQKLNLSAAQKQKIARIFGETNPKIFQILNLEQRKKLEAGIKSKQNVGAIIKSLNLSAEQQKKIGAIVVERRKQILLVLTPEQKKKLETLAPSK from the coding sequence ATGAAAAGATTAAATTCATTAATTCTTGCGACTTGTGTACTTCTTGGCTCAGCTTTTGCATGGAAAGCAGTACCAGCGATCGCTGAATCTTGGAGCAAGGCAGATACTAAGGGGATTGTTAAATCTGAAGGGGATATTGCACCAGAAAAGTTAATCCAAAAGTTAAACTTGTCTGCGGCTCAAAAGCAAAAGATTGCGAGAATTTTTGGAGAGACTAATCCTAAAATCTTCCAAATCCTTAATCTTGAGCAACGCAAAAAACTAGAGGCAGGCATCAAGTCAAAGCAAAATGTTGGAGCTATTATTAAGTCTCTAAATTTGTCCGCGGAGCAACAGAAAAAGATTGGGGCGATCGTGGTTGAGCGCCGCAAGCAGATCCTTTTAGTTTTGACTCCTGAACAGAAGAAAAAATTGGAAACCTTAGCTCCCAGTAAATAG
- a CDS encoding mannose-1-phosphate guanyltransferase, which produces MRAVLMAGGSGTRLRPLTCDLPKPMVSVLNRPITEHILNLLKRHGIREVIATLHYLPDVIREHFGDGSDFGVNMMYVVEEDQPLGTAGCVKNVESLLDSTFMVISGDSITDFDLTAAIKFHRAKKSQATLILRRVSDPMAFGVVITDEEDRIQRFLEKPSTSEIFSDTVNTGIYILEPEVLSFLPSNEPSDFSNDLFPLLLAKGVPMFGYIANGYWCDIGSLEAYRQAQYDAIRGRVHLDLDYVQLRTGLWIGKHTVISPTVQIEPPVLIGSNCSIGDRTKISAGTVIGDRVTIGSDCDLQRPIIGNSAMISEECHLWACTISRNARISRRVHVMEGAVVGSNSVIGEEARVFPNVRIWPSKHVEAGATLTTNLIWGAMASRNLFGQHSVSGLANVDITPEFAVKLGAAYGATLRPNSHVMVSRDQRTICRMLTRSLISGLMSVGINVENLEATAIPISRFIAPSLGVVGGIHVRVHPDRNDCVMIEFLDANGININKASEKKIEGTFFKEDFRRARIEEIGEISYPTRVLDYYNSGFAKNIDVEAIRYSDCKKIVIDYVYAVSGAVLPRILGKFSTDVVVLNASLNEIAPAPVDREKMLTQLTDVVKAVRANFGVQVFANGEKFILIDELGKPIRDELLTGLMVEMALMAKNGGTVVVPVSASGMVELIAEKHGGKVIRTRANPTALMATCHSTEGVVLGGSAEMGFIFPQLHPGFDAMFSIAKIMEWITLQKRSLSQVRTHLPRCHFRQQTVRCPWSIKGTLMRHLVESYGRERMELIDGVKIFYSDRDWVLVLPDAGDPLVHVFSNGFDTPLSNGQAWAEHQLQEVCSHIEGFCKLQIALSKDSVLLDN; this is translated from the coding sequence ATGCGAGCGGTATTGATGGCAGGCGGATCGGGAACGCGGTTACGTCCTCTTACTTGTGATTTACCAAAACCGATGGTATCGGTGCTAAATCGTCCAATTACCGAACATATTCTTAACTTATTAAAGCGTCACGGCATCCGTGAGGTAATCGCCACCTTGCATTATCTGCCCGATGTCATTCGCGAACATTTTGGCGATGGCTCAGATTTTGGCGTGAATATGATGTACGTGGTTGAGGAAGATCAACCATTAGGGACAGCTGGTTGCGTCAAAAATGTGGAAAGCCTCTTAGATAGCACCTTTATGGTGATTAGTGGCGATAGTATTACTGATTTTGATCTGACTGCCGCTATCAAATTTCATCGTGCTAAAAAATCACAAGCAACCCTAATCTTAAGACGAGTCAGCGATCCCATGGCTTTTGGTGTGGTGATTACCGATGAAGAAGATCGCATTCAAAGATTTTTAGAAAAGCCATCAACGAGCGAGATTTTTTCGGATACGGTCAATACGGGTATTTACATTCTGGAACCTGAAGTCCTGAGCTTTTTGCCATCTAACGAGCCAAGTGATTTTTCTAATGATCTCTTTCCACTTTTGCTCGCTAAGGGTGTGCCAATGTTTGGCTATATAGCCAATGGGTACTGGTGTGATATTGGTTCCCTAGAAGCTTATCGGCAGGCTCAGTACGATGCGATTAGGGGGCGCGTCCATCTGGACTTGGACTATGTGCAGCTACGCACAGGGCTATGGATTGGCAAGCATACGGTGATTTCGCCCACGGTGCAGATTGAGCCGCCTGTCCTGATTGGTAGCAATTGCTCGATCGGCGATCGCACGAAGATTTCCGCAGGTACGGTCATCGGCGATCGCGTCACCATTGGTTCTGATTGCGATTTGCAACGCCCGATCATTGGCAATAGCGCCATGATCAGCGAGGAATGTCATCTCTGGGCTTGCACCATTTCCCGTAATGCCCGCATCAGTCGCCGTGTGCATGTGATGGAGGGTGCAGTCGTTGGCTCAAATTCAGTCATTGGTGAAGAGGCAAGAGTTTTCCCTAATGTGCGAATTTGGCCCAGTAAGCATGTGGAGGCAGGCGCGACCCTGACCACTAATTTGATCTGGGGCGCAATGGCTTCACGCAATTTATTTGGGCAACATAGCGTATCGGGCTTAGCCAATGTTGATATTACGCCCGAATTTGCGGTGAAACTAGGAGCCGCCTATGGCGCAACCCTCCGCCCCAATTCCCATGTGATGGTCTCACGGGATCAGCGCACGATTTGCCGAATGCTGACGCGATCGCTAATTTCAGGATTAATGTCAGTGGGAATCAATGTCGAGAACTTAGAAGCAACCGCAATCCCGATCTCACGATTTATAGCGCCTAGTCTTGGCGTAGTTGGTGGTATCCATGTGCGTGTCCATCCCGATCGCAATGATTGCGTGATGATCGAGTTTCTCGATGCTAATGGGATCAATATCAACAAGGCAAGTGAGAAAAAGATTGAAGGGACATTTTTTAAAGAAGATTTTCGCAGAGCCAGAATCGAAGAAATCGGCGAAATCAGCTATCCCACCCGTGTCTTAGATTATTACAATAGCGGCTTTGCAAAAAATATTGATGTCGAAGCAATTCGTTATAGCGATTGCAAAAAAATTGTTATTGATTATGTCTACGCAGTGTCGGGAGCTGTTTTGCCAAGAATATTAGGCAAATTTAGTACCGATGTTGTCGTTCTCAATGCCAGTCTTAACGAAATTGCCCCTGCCCCAGTTGATCGTGAAAAAATGTTGACGCAATTAACTGACGTGGTGAAAGCAGTCCGAGCCAACTTTGGGGTACAGGTTTTTGCCAATGGCGAAAAATTTATCTTGATCGATGAATTAGGCAAACCTATTCGGGACGAACTGCTGACGGGATTAATGGTGGAAATGGCGCTAATGGCTAAGAACGGGGGAACTGTCGTTGTCCCCGTATCAGCATCAGGCATGGTGGAACTGATCGCCGAGAAACATGGTGGCAAGGTCATCCGTACTAGGGCAAATCCGACAGCTTTGATGGCAACTTGTCACAGTACTGAGGGTGTAGTTTTAGGTGGTTCTGCCGAAATGGGCTTTATTTTCCCGCAGCTTCACCCTGGATTTGATGCGATGTTTAGCATTGCCAAAATCATGGAATGGATCACGCTCCAAAAGCGATCGCTATCGCAGGTACGCACCCATCTTCCCCGATGCCACTTTCGCCAGCAGACAGTGCGCTGTCCTTGGAGCATCAAAGGTACACTCATGCGCCATTTAGTTGAGTCCTATGGGCGCGAACGAATGGAGTTAATTGATGGGGTAAAAATTTTTTATAGCGATCGCGATTGGGTACTAGTTTTACCCGATGCGGGCGATCCCCTTGTCCATGTATTTTCCAATGGTTTTGATACCCCATTGAGCAATGGACAGGCATGGGCAGAGCATCAACTCCAAGAAGTATGTAGCCACATTGAAGGTTTCTGTAAGCTACAAATTGCTTTGTCAAAGGACTCTGTTCTACTCGACAATTAA